Genomic window (Sulfurovum sp. NBC37-1):
ATCGGTGCATACCATTTATGATTCTTGTCATTGGGTTTCGGGAAGATACGCATCAATGTTCCCTGATACGCCATGAAGGAAACATTTACACGCTCATCTACTTTGATCAGTTCTTTGTCATATTGTGATTTTTCAAGGGGTTTCTTCCTGCTGGCTTCGGACACGGCATCGAAGAGCTTGTAGCCGTTGTCTTTTTTACTGAAGAAATCGGTGAACTTCGCAAACTTCGTATCTTCGGGCAGTCCCAAGTCAAGCGCGATCTTTTTATGCCCTATTTTGATCATCGGTATATTCTGATACAGCTCAGGCTGGAGTATCATACCCATAAAGATCTGTGTCGGTTCCATACCGAACACGGAGCTTTTCCCTGTGATCTTTGCAACGACATCATGGGCAATGGTATCCATCGGTTTCATACGCCCCTGATGGTCCTGTACGACCAGTTCTCCAAACTTCACGGCATGTTTTGCATCATACTTTGAGAGTGCAGTCTGTTGTTCCGGTGTAAGTGAGGGAGCTGCCGCATGTATATACTGCGGTGCAGCCAACATAAGTGCGAACAAGAGTGCAATGGCACCATGCTGCAGTTTTCTCGCACCCTTGAGAAGTTTTTGGAAACGTCCGTTCGGAATGAAGAGACTCCAGAGCATTCCAAGTGCCAGAAGAATATAGCCGATGTAAGTCGGTATGGTTCCCGGATCATGGTTGACTGAAAGGACCGTACCTTTTTCATCAGGATCATAGGATGACTGGAAAAATCGGTATGATCTGTGATCGAGAATATGGTTCATATAGATCCTGTACGGCATGGTCAGATTCTCTTCTTTGTCAATGAGTACAACTTCACTGGCATATGACGATGGAGTCATTGACCCCGGGTAACGCTCAAGCTGGAAATCGACCAGTTTTATGGAGAAGGGAAGCCTGATGACCTTGGCACCGATACTCATGCTGATATCCACTCCGTTGAGTGTAAATTTGTGCAATTTCCCTACCTGTCCCTTGGAAGGACGGAATGTCTCTATTTTACTCTTGTCACCGACACTGACCTTCAGTTGCACAAACTCGGATTTACCGGGCTTTGTCTTAATGTCATGGGAGACCGTTCTCAAACGTACCTTCTCTTTAACAGATTTCAACACGACAGCATTGTCGGCAAAACGGTAGAGCATTCTGCGGGTCAAATTATTTTCACCTGCATCGAGCTCAGCAGGTTTTTTGGTTTCCATATTGAGTGTTTCGAGGAGAAAAGGGAAATGAACCTTCAGCGCATCCGGATCACCGCTGATCAGAAAAGTAGGTTTGTCCGTTTTTTCCTCTTTGGGCTCATACGCAACATAAAAATTCCCGAAATCTATTCTGTCGCCTTTCCCGAAGTAATACAGTTTACCCCGTCCACCGGCAGATATCTTGAGTTCGAGCATGGTCTTGCCGTTTGGATCACTTACGACTTCTTTATCGGCGGTCGGCAAGTACTTGACCAGATCAATTTTTACTTTCTTGTCTCCAACCGACAGGCTTTCAGAGAGATGGTTCTTCGTCATGGAGGAGAAATAGAGCTCTTTTTCCAGAGAAGCGTTCTTGTCACCGCTTTTGGCAAATACCTGCAGTATTTTTGTATCAGAAACCATAATATTCGTTGTCTGCCCCTCACGGATGTGCATGATCCCCTCATAGCCGACATATCGAGTGATCAATGCCCCAATTGCTATAATGAAAAAGGAAAAGTGGAAGAGGAATACAGCCGGTTTCGTTTTGTACGACTTGTACTTGAAGATATTGTAAAGAAGTATGGCCGTGAAGTACGCCAAAAAGAGTTCAAACCATTTTGCCTTGTAAATAAGTGCCTGGGCTGTCTGTGTGCCGTAATCATTCTCGATAAATGTCGCAATACCTATGCTGACACCGAAAATAAACAGCACGAGCACTGCCATTTTCATAGAAAAAATATGTTTTATCATGTGACAAAAACCTTCAAAATGTGATCCCGAATACTTGAGCCGGGTTAATAAGGGGTGATTATAGCCCATCTTTATTAATCATTCGATAATTTTGATAAAAAATCAAGGCAAAAAAATTCTCTTGCAATAAAATAAGATATTTTTAGTCCTATTTAAGGAAAAAAGGAATATTATCACAACAGATAATCATTCTCATTATAAAGGATAATAGATGACATTTAACGATCAGGATATTTACCAGGCAGTCAAACACCACCTGCCCTCTGTTAATGAATATGTCGAGTCTCACGGCGGAGCCATCAAATTACTCGGTGTGAAAAACGGAACGGTTTACATTGAACTCACCGGTACCTGCCACGGCTGCTCCATGAGTCTGATGACCACCAAGATGGTCGTACAGAAGAAACTGAGGGAACTGATACACCCGGAACTCAATGTGGTCAATGTCGACGGCACGCCTGAAAACACACTGCCGGATGATTGTTACACCGAAGAGGATACGGAAGAAGAGAAGGTCGAAGACGAAGAAGGTCTTTTCGATAAAATTAAAAAATATTTTTAAAAGGTGAATATGATGAAAGAGATAACCCTTGCAACAACTATAGCCGATCTGCTTAAGAATTATGAAGGGATGAAAGATATCCTTATAGGGATCAATCCCAAATTCAAAAAACTGAACAACCCTGTACTCAGACGTACTATTGCCAAACTGGCAACCGTAAAACAGGCTGCCATCGTCGGTGGGATGGATGCCAATGACCTGCTCAATCAACTTAGAACTGCGGTAGGACAGGAACCTCTGCAGACCGAAAGATCAGAAACTGACACAAAAGAGTATGAACCCCTTCCGGACTGGACAAAGGGAGCGCCCAAAGCAACCCTCAATGCCAACGAGATACTCGACAACGAGGGCAATCCTCTTGCCGAAGCGAACAAAACCGTCAGACCCCTCGCTTCCGGAGAGATCCTGGAGATCGTCTCGGACTTCAGGCCCGAGCCCCTCATCGATGAATTCACCCAAAAAGGTCATGAAGTCGCGGTAAAGGAAGAAAAAGAAGACCGGTTCATCACGCTGATCAGAAAAGCCTGAAGTCCCGGATGAAAGTAAAAACTACCGCTTCTGTCATCGTTCGAATTCTCTTATGGCTGCTGATGCTCCTCGGCGGTGCGTACATCGGCATAAAAAATGATCTGAATGATCCTCTCTTTGCCAGCCCTTTCTTCCATCTCTTCTCAGCTATGGCAGGTCTGATCATTCTCAGGCTGGCCTTTCATGCCGCTG
Coding sequences:
- the ccsA gene encoding cytochrome c biogenesis protein CcsA is translated as MIKHIFSMKMAVLVLFIFGVSIGIATFIENDYGTQTAQALIYKAKWFELFLAYFTAILLYNIFKYKSYKTKPAVFLFHFSFFIIAIGALITRYVGYEGIMHIREGQTTNIMVSDTKILQVFAKSGDKNASLEKELYFSSMTKNHLSESLSVGDKKVKIDLVKYLPTADKEVVSDPNGKTMLELKISAGGRGKLYYFGKGDRIDFGNFYVAYEPKEEKTDKPTFLISGDPDALKVHFPFLLETLNMETKKPAELDAGENNLTRRMLYRFADNAVVLKSVKEKVRLRTVSHDIKTKPGKSEFVQLKVSVGDKSKIETFRPSKGQVGKLHKFTLNGVDISMSIGAKVIRLPFSIKLVDFQLERYPGSMTPSSYASEVVLIDKEENLTMPYRIYMNHILDHRSYRFFQSSYDPDEKGTVLSVNHDPGTIPTYIGYILLALGMLWSLFIPNGRFQKLLKGARKLQHGAIALLFALMLAAPQYIHAAAPSLTPEQQTALSKYDAKHAVKFGELVVQDHQGRMKPMDTIAHDVVAKITGKSSVFGMEPTQIFMGMILQPELYQNIPMIKIGHKKIALDLGLPEDTKFAKFTDFFSKKDNGYKLFDAVSEASRKKPLEKSQYDKELIKVDERVNVSFMAYQGTLMRIFPKPNDKNHKWYAPMEAMKTFPPKEAQNVKMAMSAYFIMAGQALKTGNWKNADLALRGIHKYQQKYGADVLPSKRHVEMEIWYNKLGLFGKLVPVYLLLGLLLLIFAFIHVIKPNFPMKWIMRGAWTILIIAFILHVAGMGIRWYIAGHAPWSNAYESIIFIAASTVLAGIILARKSPFALAGTAILAGVTMGVAHMNFINPEITNLVPVLKSYWLMIHVATIISGDGFLGLGSILSLLVLILFIIRGKEGNANIDRSIKELTNLAEMGLIIGLMLLTVGNFLGGVWANESWGRYWGWDPKETWAAVTILIYATVLHMRFVPKLHDTFIFNVASTWAYSSVLMTYFGVNYYLSGLHSYAAGDPVPIPMWVYYGIAGLAVLTLLAWRNRKMKKAPVKPI
- a CDS encoding NifU family protein — protein: MTFNDQDIYQAVKHHLPSVNEYVESHGGAIKLLGVKNGTVYIELTGTCHGCSMSLMTTKMVVQKKLRELIHPELNVVNVDGTPENTLPDDCYTEEDTEEEKVEDEEGLFDKIKKYF
- a CDS encoding DUF1858 domain-containing protein, which encodes MKEITLATTIADLLKNYEGMKDILIGINPKFKKLNNPVLRRTIAKLATVKQAAIVGGMDANDLLNQLRTAVGQEPLQTERSETDTKEYEPLPDWTKGAPKATLNANEILDNEGNPLAEANKTVRPLASGEILEIVSDFRPEPLIDEFTQKGHEVAVKEEKEDRFITLIRKA